In Opitutus sp., one genomic interval encodes:
- the ftsZ gene encoding cell division protein FtsZ: MTPSELPLAHGILTDRTIAIKVIGVGGAGSNAVDRLKMENLDRLQMAVINTDHQALSNSPVQDKIFIGSTVTRGLGAGGDPDLGHDAAEADREKITAVVKGCDVVFLVAGMGGGTGSGAAPTVAEIAAESGALVIAFVTLPFTFEGGRRAKQAEEGLAALRKVCDAVIPLPNDILLQQAVDGETALDSFARADEWIGRGVKSIWSMLFLTGLINLDFATLRQAFHTRGGKTLFGLGAGTGENAVSQAIEAVKSCPLRATPEFARKADRLLVNIVGGTDLTLPKVNEIMTAVTEEFGRDAHVIMGAVIDEDMQGKLEIVVLGTSDIGGRSGGVRRTTSVARAPRVSSPAAPRPTNELALETDPTVDTAAPSPTTVAPVPVGEVVKGPAAVPPASVAQSVFTFSEVESRGHFDKTDRNLFEGQDLDVPTYLRKGIRLGS, from the coding sequence ATGACTCCTTCCGAACTTCCCCTTGCTCACGGTATCCTCACCGATCGTACGATTGCGATTAAAGTGATTGGTGTTGGTGGTGCTGGATCCAATGCCGTGGACCGCCTCAAGATGGAGAATCTCGACCGGCTCCAGATGGCGGTGATCAACACCGACCATCAGGCGTTATCCAACTCCCCGGTGCAGGATAAGATTTTTATCGGTTCGACGGTGACCCGCGGTTTGGGGGCCGGTGGCGACCCTGATCTTGGCCATGATGCGGCAGAGGCAGACCGCGAAAAGATCACGGCGGTCGTTAAGGGTTGTGACGTGGTTTTTCTGGTCGCTGGAATGGGCGGTGGCACGGGGAGCGGTGCGGCTCCAACGGTTGCCGAAATTGCCGCCGAGTCCGGTGCGCTGGTCATCGCCTTTGTGACCTTGCCCTTCACTTTCGAGGGCGGCCGTCGCGCCAAGCAGGCCGAAGAAGGTTTAGCCGCTCTTCGCAAGGTGTGTGATGCCGTTATCCCGCTGCCCAATGACATCCTTCTTCAGCAGGCTGTGGATGGTGAAACCGCACTGGACTCCTTTGCGCGCGCCGATGAGTGGATCGGGCGCGGCGTTAAATCGATTTGGTCGATGCTCTTCCTCACCGGGCTGATCAACCTGGATTTTGCCACCCTCCGCCAGGCCTTCCACACACGGGGCGGGAAAACTCTTTTTGGCCTCGGTGCCGGCACAGGCGAGAACGCGGTTTCCCAAGCAATTGAGGCCGTGAAGTCGTGTCCCTTGCGCGCCACCCCTGAGTTTGCCCGCAAGGCAGACCGGCTTCTCGTTAACATCGTGGGTGGAACCGATCTCACATTGCCCAAGGTGAACGAGATTATGACTGCGGTGACCGAGGAGTTCGGTCGTGACGCCCATGTCATCATGGGCGCCGTTATCGATGAAGACATGCAGGGGAAGCTTGAGATTGTTGTGTTGGGAACGAGTGATATCGGTGGCCGTTCTGGCGGGGTGCGCCGCACCACTTCCGTGGCCCGTGCCCCGCGTGTCAGCAGTCCTGCTGCGCCCCGGCCGACCAATGAGCTCGCGCTGGAAACGGATCCCACGGTCGATACGGCTGCCCCGTCGCCAACGACAGTCGCGCCCGTTCCTGTTGGCGAAGTTGTCAAAGGTCCGGCGGCAGTTCCACCGGCGTCGGTCGCTCAATCGGTTTTCACGTTTAGCGAGGTCGAAAGCCGTGGGCACTTTGACAAAACGGATCGTAATCTCTTCGAGGGCCAGGACCTCGATGTACCGACGTATTTACGCAAGGGCATCCGCCTAGGATCGTGA
- the ftsA gene encoding cell division protein FtsA gives MNRSGARVLTFLETLRPPALPLFSLLPVILLLRNVSSRTKFIGAVEIGTSKVSVLIGELTQGSLHIIGVGECQSRGVIKGAVVDFRAASEATHTALMAAEQKAGTRIDEVYLAQTGGHLEGFYNEASVNVSSADNLVSAPDIDTVCRLAKAKKLPDGRLVVHHLRRPFRLDGRNVPDPEHLVGQRLEAGYWTVHGVESMIAAQLHVIRGFNVRVAELILSSLASGAMLATAEEKQNGVLVIDVGAGTTDFVLYRDGCAQITGVVPVAGSHLTNDLSLGLRVTDGQAEKLKLRFGRGTVTNKDRTEKVWLNGDFAIGDRQFSRHSIEQITAARTTELFEVVRKKLGPAFSPEKTAAGIILTGGTANLPGLDEAAARVFGVQVRLGEAPSWVTENLRDPSFTSVLGLLHYGIGSRTELSAPRRRSRTPGWVQKLFASA, from the coding sequence ATGAACCGAAGCGGGGCTCGGGTCTTAACTTTTTTAGAAACGCTGCGCCCACCAGCACTCCCTCTTTTTTCGCTCCTTCCCGTAATTCTTCTCCTTCGAAACGTGAGTTCTAGAACCAAATTCATCGGTGCCGTGGAAATCGGCACATCCAAAGTCAGCGTTCTTATCGGTGAGCTTACCCAAGGCTCCCTGCACATCATTGGTGTCGGTGAATGTCAGTCGCGTGGGGTGATCAAGGGCGCGGTGGTGGATTTCCGCGCGGCCAGCGAGGCCACCCACACTGCACTGATGGCTGCTGAGCAAAAGGCCGGCACGCGCATCGACGAGGTATATCTCGCTCAGACCGGCGGCCACCTCGAGGGCTTTTACAACGAAGCCTCGGTGAACGTCTCCTCCGCGGACAATCTCGTAAGCGCCCCCGACATCGATACGGTTTGCCGTCTGGCGAAGGCGAAAAAACTACCCGATGGCCGTTTGGTTGTTCACCACCTGCGCCGTCCGTTCCGCTTGGATGGTCGCAATGTCCCCGACCCCGAGCACTTGGTTGGCCAGCGTCTTGAGGCGGGTTATTGGACCGTGCACGGCGTTGAGAGCATGATCGCCGCCCAGCTCCATGTCATTCGCGGCTTCAACGTCCGCGTCGCCGAGTTGATTCTCTCCAGCTTGGCATCGGGGGCCATGCTCGCAACGGCCGAGGAAAAGCAGAACGGCGTATTGGTGATCGATGTCGGTGCAGGCACCACGGATTTTGTGCTCTACCGCGACGGCTGCGCCCAGATCACCGGTGTGGTTCCGGTTGCCGGCAGTCATTTGACCAACGATCTGAGCCTCGGGCTGCGTGTCACCGATGGCCAAGCCGAAAAGCTTAAACTGCGTTTTGGCCGGGGCACGGTGACCAACAAGGATCGCACCGAGAAGGTCTGGCTCAATGGCGATTTCGCCATCGGCGATCGCCAGTTTTCTCGGCACTCAATCGAGCAGATCACGGCGGCTCGCACGACCGAACTTTTTGAGGTGGTGCGCAAGAAACTCGGGCCGGCCTTTTCCCCAGAGAAGACTGCCGCAGGGATCATCCTCACCGGTGGTACGGCCAACTTACCCGGGCTGGATGAGGCGGCGGCGCGCGTCTTTGGTGTTCAAGTCCGGTTGGGCGAGGCGCCGAGTTGGGTGACCGAAAATCTTCGCGATCCATCCTTCACCAGCGTGTTGGGACTTTTGCACTACGGAATCGGTTCTCGCACCGAATTGTCCGCTCCTCGCCGTCGTTCCCGGACTCCGGGTTGGGTGCAAAAACTGTTCGCTTCCGCTTAA
- a CDS encoding FtsQ-type POTRA domain-containing protein: MSESNPHNVSTRSWRDIPQQVKPRTMGREGKKRLVLGVGNIVGILLLVAASAWGVYELVHLWDTNPARITSPTKGVPVRDFTVRTDGVLDKTWVQRTLDLSKSASLMELDLIKLKGRLEESGQVSKAVIERRFPDILVVTLQERTPVARIMARIGDASPVVFVVSRDGAVYSGFGYNVEMTDALPFIDGVKLVREGAGFTRIEGMDVVADLLGTAQVSAPVLYRSFKVVSLARFGLDRTLMIKSAEVEAITFGSSQDSFYKQLARLDYIIAETRRQNAPGQLKSVNLSIGDKQVPISFEPPTPVNEPKRGSGLNFFRNAAPTSTPSFFAPSRNSSPSKREF; this comes from the coding sequence ATGAGCGAGTCCAATCCACACAACGTGAGCACGCGCAGCTGGAGAGATATTCCCCAGCAGGTGAAACCGCGCACGATGGGGAGGGAGGGCAAGAAGCGTTTGGTTCTGGGTGTCGGCAACATCGTGGGTATCTTGCTGCTGGTCGCCGCATCGGCTTGGGGTGTTTACGAGCTCGTTCACTTGTGGGACACCAATCCTGCGCGTATCACCTCGCCCACCAAGGGCGTTCCGGTACGTGATTTCACAGTGCGCACCGACGGTGTGCTGGATAAAACCTGGGTTCAGCGGACGTTGGATTTGTCCAAGTCGGCCAGCCTGATGGAGCTCGATTTGATCAAGCTCAAGGGGCGGCTGGAGGAGAGTGGACAGGTGAGTAAAGCCGTCATCGAGCGCCGCTTCCCCGACATCCTAGTGGTGACCCTGCAGGAGCGCACCCCGGTGGCGCGTATCATGGCGCGGATTGGCGACGCCAGCCCCGTGGTTTTTGTCGTCTCACGAGACGGAGCGGTGTATTCAGGTTTCGGTTATAATGTGGAAATGACTGATGCGTTACCCTTCATCGACGGGGTGAAGCTGGTTCGCGAGGGTGCGGGCTTTACGCGTATTGAGGGAATGGATGTGGTGGCCGACTTGCTTGGCACCGCGCAGGTTTCGGCCCCCGTGTTGTACCGTTCATTCAAGGTCGTTTCACTGGCGCGGTTCGGGCTCGATCGCACGCTCATGATCAAGTCGGCCGAGGTCGAGGCCATTACGTTTGGCTCATCGCAGGACAGCTTTTACAAGCAGTTGGCTCGCCTTGATTATATCATCGCAGAGACGCGCCGGCAGAACGCACCGGGGCAGCTCAAATCAGTTAACCTTTCCATCGGCGACAAGCAGGTGCCGATTTCCTTTGAACCCCCCACGCCCGTGAATGAACCGAAGCGGGGCTCGGGTCTTAACTTTTTTAGAAACGCTGCGCCCACCAGCACTCCCTCTTTTTTCGCTCCTTCCCGTAATTCTTCTCCTTCGAAACGTGAGTTCTAG
- a CDS encoding D-alanine--D-alanine ligase — protein MKNCDPIIAVLCGGTSSEREVSIGSGAASALALARVFPTRLFTVDADEIPAGLDPSRHVIFSTLHGTFGEDGGMQRLLDAAGVTYAGCDAAGSALAMDKAATKAASAACGITVAAGLSFAAAQKPTADEVIAALGVQVVVKPNDQGSSVGLTIATDRAILAQALAAITDGNWLIEQRLVGRELSVGVVQGKAMGVVEIKPKSGVYDFASKYTKGATQYFAPAPLSEELALAAQKAAEIAYAACGCRDYARVDFILCEQNVNNPLYLLEINTLPGMKETSLLPMSARCVGLDFTELVRELVNPAVQRFRLRAAADPI, from the coding sequence ATGAAAAATTGTGACCCAATCATCGCCGTTCTTTGTGGCGGTACTTCGTCGGAGCGTGAAGTTTCAATCGGCTCGGGCGCAGCCTCCGCATTGGCGCTTGCCCGCGTGTTTCCCACGCGCCTGTTCACGGTGGATGCCGATGAAATCCCGGCTGGCCTCGACCCCAGTCGGCATGTGATTTTTTCGACGTTACATGGAACGTTTGGTGAGGACGGTGGCATGCAGCGTTTGCTCGATGCCGCTGGAGTGACCTATGCGGGCTGTGATGCGGCCGGCAGTGCGCTCGCCATGGATAAGGCTGCGACTAAAGCCGCATCCGCCGCGTGCGGTATCACGGTGGCGGCCGGGCTGAGCTTCGCCGCCGCGCAAAAGCCCACGGCGGACGAGGTGATCGCCGCCCTTGGCGTTCAAGTGGTTGTTAAGCCCAATGACCAGGGCAGCAGCGTGGGGTTAACCATTGCCACCGATCGGGCGATTTTGGCGCAGGCGCTCGCTGCAATAACTGATGGTAACTGGCTGATTGAACAACGTCTTGTGGGGCGTGAGCTGTCCGTCGGCGTGGTGCAGGGAAAGGCTATGGGCGTGGTGGAAATTAAGCCGAAATCCGGAGTTTATGATTTCGCGAGTAAATACACGAAAGGGGCGACCCAGTACTTTGCGCCTGCACCGCTCAGCGAAGAGCTCGCGTTGGCCGCTCAAAAAGCCGCCGAAATCGCCTATGCCGCCTGCGGTTGCCGGGATTACGCCCGGGTCGATTTCATCCTGTGTGAGCAAAATGTGAATAACCCCCTTTATTTACTGGAAATCAACACGCTCCCGGGCATGAAAGAAACCAGTCTTTTGCCCATGAGCGCACGCTGTGTCGGGCTGGATTTTACCGAGTTGGTCCGCGAGTTGGTGAATCCGGCGGTGCAGCGTTTTCGTTTAAGGGCAGCAGCCGACCCTATTTGA
- the murB gene encoding UDP-N-acetylmuramate dehydrogenase: protein MSNVLPKLFGREVTAVHCAGVGGMGVGPLAIYLVQRGFSVSGEDDSMSDAMRSQLVRVGVVITAPGVIPAGCQLVAFSSAISPQHPARVTALARGLPMVRRGELLAEATRDRKLVAVCGSHGKTTTTAMLVSALLSAGFPAGYVLGGLFNSEALPPASAGGNEWVVAEIDESDGTIGQFSPTITLAVNLDWDHPDHYRTAEELEATFRALFGRTQQAVLVNSGCEVSTRIAAALSRPALTFGSAGDYRGSITTELGATTHLALGGLFGFSTAEVRAVGGFNAINAMAALAAAQLMGVGQLASHSLAGYPGVRRRQAVLYTAGDLTVIEDYAHHPAEIRELLGSLRVRARGRLIAVFQPHRYSRTAQFKVEFAASLAQADAVYLIDVYGAGEASIAGGTTADVQAELCRQAATLPVVYHADLAAASLAELTRDLRSDDLVVFVGAGDIDALAREWITALTIQKWDTAAALLRGVVSAATAVKREESLAAKTTMRLGGAARLYAEPSSIEDLQALVRAAKTAKLPVIVLGRGSNLIVPDEGVDGLVISLRQPAWENFAPQADGRVWAGAGLRLKNLCGLAAKAGLVGFEFLEGIPGNLGGALRMNAGAMGGWMFDVVEEVKLMTLDGELRTLKKSEMHVDYRHCAELHEAVALGALLKPASQSEAASIAQQIDAYKEKRQKSQPREPSAGCIFKNPPNDSAGRLIDVSGLKGERVGDAEVSTVHANFIVNRGNATSADVIALVRRVRARVEQSQGVKLEPEVLLYGKLWKDVL, encoded by the coding sequence ATGAGTAATGTCCTTCCCAAACTATTTGGACGCGAGGTCACTGCGGTGCATTGCGCCGGAGTGGGTGGCATGGGCGTGGGCCCGCTTGCCATTTATCTGGTTCAACGCGGCTTTAGCGTAAGTGGTGAAGATGATTCGATGAGCGATGCCATGCGCAGCCAGTTGGTGCGTGTCGGCGTCGTCATCACTGCGCCGGGGGTAATTCCAGCGGGATGCCAATTGGTCGCCTTTTCCTCTGCTATTTCGCCGCAGCATCCTGCGCGCGTGACGGCTCTGGCGCGTGGTTTACCGATGGTGCGACGTGGCGAATTACTCGCCGAGGCTACCCGCGACCGCAAGTTGGTTGCCGTGTGCGGTTCGCATGGAAAAACCACGACTACTGCGATGCTGGTTTCAGCCCTGCTTTCGGCGGGTTTCCCTGCCGGTTACGTGTTGGGCGGACTTTTTAATTCAGAGGCGCTGCCGCCAGCTTCCGCAGGTGGAAATGAATGGGTGGTCGCCGAAATCGATGAAAGCGACGGTACGATAGGCCAGTTTTCGCCGACGATTACCTTAGCGGTGAATCTCGATTGGGATCACCCTGACCATTACCGCACAGCGGAGGAATTGGAGGCGACGTTCCGCGCATTGTTTGGGCGCACGCAGCAGGCGGTATTGGTTAACAGTGGTTGCGAGGTTTCAACGCGCATCGCTGCCGCGCTTTCCCGTCCGGCGCTGACCTTTGGTTCGGCTGGGGATTATCGCGGTTCAATCACCACCGAGCTCGGCGCAACTACGCATCTCGCCCTCGGGGGTTTGTTTGGTTTTTCCACGGCCGAAGTGCGCGCGGTGGGTGGCTTTAACGCCATCAACGCCATGGCCGCGCTCGCTGCGGCTCAGTTGATGGGCGTGGGGCAACTGGCCAGCCATTCGCTCGCCGGATATCCCGGGGTTCGGCGCCGCCAGGCGGTGTTATATACTGCGGGGGATTTAACCGTGATCGAAGATTACGCGCATCACCCCGCGGAGATTCGTGAGTTGCTCGGTAGCCTTCGAGTTCGCGCGCGTGGCCGGTTGATTGCCGTGTTCCAGCCGCACCGCTACAGCCGTACCGCCCAGTTCAAAGTCGAGTTCGCCGCGTCCTTGGCGCAGGCCGATGCTGTTTATCTGATCGATGTTTATGGCGCTGGCGAAGCGTCCATTGCCGGTGGAACAACTGCGGATGTGCAGGCCGAGTTATGCCGACAGGCTGCGACGCTCCCCGTGGTTTATCATGCGGATTTGGCCGCTGCTTCACTGGCCGAGTTAACGCGTGATTTACGCTCCGATGACTTGGTCGTTTTTGTGGGTGCCGGTGATATCGATGCGCTGGCGCGCGAATGGATCACCGCGTTAACCATCCAGAAATGGGATACGGCGGCCGCGTTGTTGCGTGGTGTGGTTTCGGCTGCGACTGCGGTTAAGCGGGAAGAGTCGCTGGCGGCCAAAACCACCATGCGTTTGGGCGGGGCCGCGCGTCTCTATGCTGAGCCGTCATCCATCGAAGATTTACAGGCGCTCGTTCGTGCGGCGAAAACCGCCAAGCTTCCGGTGATCGTTTTGGGGCGCGGTTCGAATCTGATCGTGCCCGACGAAGGCGTGGACGGTCTTGTCATCAGTTTGCGCCAGCCAGCGTGGGAGAATTTTGCGCCGCAGGCCGATGGCCGAGTCTGGGCGGGGGCAGGGTTGAGGTTGAAAAACCTGTGCGGTCTCGCCGCCAAGGCCGGTTTGGTCGGCTTCGAGTTTTTGGAGGGAATTCCCGGTAATCTCGGTGGGGCGCTGCGCATGAACGCCGGGGCGATGGGTGGTTGGATGTTCGACGTGGTCGAGGAAGTGAAACTCATGACGTTGGACGGCGAGCTCCGCACGTTGAAAAAAAGCGAGATGCACGTGGACTACCGGCATTGCGCGGAGTTGCACGAAGCGGTTGCCCTTGGCGCGTTACTCAAACCGGCTTCGCAGTCCGAGGCCGCCTCGATCGCCCAGCAGATCGATGCTTATAAGGAAAAGCGCCAGAAGTCGCAGCCGCGTGAGCCGAGCGCGGGTTGTATTTTCAAAAATCCGCCCAACGACTCTGCGGGGCGTTTGATCGATGTGAGCGGACTCAAGGGTGAGCGGGTGGGGGACGCAGAAGTGTCGACGGTGCATGCCAATTTTATTGTTAATCGCGGCAACGCCACGTCTGCGGATGTGATTGCTCTGGTCCGTCGTGTTCGCGCCCGAGTTGAACAAAGCCAGGGAGTGAAACTGGAGCCCGAGGTGCTGCTATATGGAAAACTGTGGAAGGACGTTTTATGA
- a CDS encoding UDP-N-acetylglucosamine--N-acetylmuramyl-(pentapeptide) pyrophosphoryl-undecaprenol N-acetylglucosamine transferase, translating to MSNYIISCGGTGGHLSPGIALAEGLAERGHSATLLISQKRVDARLIEKYPHLRFVPIPGTPFTCAPVGLVRFLVSQTKGFFVSMRLVKTLRPACIFGFGGFTTAAIILAGKLRGVPVALHEANRVPGRAIRTLSRFANRVYLPPGIDLPGIAKEVIRHAGLPVRREIARMPRDEACRKLGLDPARKVLAIFGGSQGATVLNDWARRELPQLANAGIQLYCVTGLGKGVAEVMNLTAADRSPVAAVFIPFCDQVAVLLSAADLVIGRAGAGSIAELIRCETAAILLPYPHAADDHQRANAAWFEQQGAGLVIDQNKTVELSREVFELLGDDARRQSIRAHLHRLDHSATLKCILDDLQSLTSPRSA from the coding sequence ATGAGTAACTACATTATTTCTTGTGGTGGCACTGGCGGACATCTCTCCCCAGGTATCGCATTGGCTGAGGGCCTCGCTGAACGCGGGCATAGCGCCACGCTTCTGATTAGTCAGAAGCGGGTGGACGCCCGCCTGATCGAAAAATATCCGCACCTGCGCTTTGTACCGATTCCCGGGACGCCGTTCACCTGCGCCCCGGTGGGTTTGGTGCGTTTCCTCGTCTCGCAGACCAAGGGCTTTTTTGTGAGCATGAGGCTCGTGAAAACCCTGCGGCCCGCCTGCATTTTTGGCTTTGGAGGGTTTACCACCGCCGCGATCATTCTGGCGGGTAAATTACGCGGCGTACCGGTGGCGTTGCACGAGGCCAATCGCGTGCCCGGTCGGGCAATCCGCACACTCAGTCGCTTCGCCAATCGGGTTTATCTGCCTCCCGGCATCGATTTGCCCGGAATAGCCAAAGAGGTGATTCGGCATGCGGGTCTGCCTGTGCGCCGCGAGATCGCTCGTATGCCGCGTGACGAGGCTTGCCGGAAACTGGGACTCGATCCCGCTCGTAAAGTTTTGGCGATTTTTGGCGGCAGCCAGGGTGCAACCGTGCTCAACGATTGGGCCCGTCGTGAACTCCCCCAATTGGCCAATGCGGGCATACAACTTTATTGCGTGACTGGCCTAGGCAAAGGCGTGGCGGAAGTTATGAATTTAACAGCGGCCGACCGCTCGCCTGTCGCCGCTGTTTTTATCCCTTTTTGTGATCAGGTGGCGGTGTTGCTCTCCGCAGCCGATCTGGTGATAGGGCGTGCCGGTGCCGGTTCGATTGCCGAGCTCATTCGCTGTGAAACCGCGGCGATCCTGCTTCCGTATCCACATGCTGCGGACGATCACCAGCGGGCCAATGCCGCTTGGTTTGAGCAGCAGGGCGCCGGCCTGGTTATCGACCAAAATAAAACCGTCGAGTTGAGCCGCGAGGTCTTTGAGTTGCTTGGGGATGATGCCAGGCGCCAAAGCATTCGGGCGCATCTGCACCGCTTGGATCACTCGGCTACGCTTAAATGCATACTCGACGATTTGCAGTCTCTGACTTCTCCGCGCAGCGCATGA
- a CDS encoding cell division protein FtsW, with the protein MVNDVPAPDLHRGRFTLNAASIIVVCAIGLAMLGLSILFSATVSFKGGPYSYLNKQIVGVGLAAFVAFVVSRVDLEYARRHVWIVGGVAAFLLLLVAIPGIGISVKGSRRWLGFGPIRFQVSELGKVAMMFCLAHYLAINQMRIAEFKRGFIMPLALIMAFVGLILLEPDFGTSALVLVVGLILLFLAGARWRYILPSLGLAVAGFTVLVLHNENRLRRFLAFLDVEGNKQAGTYQLWQSLLAFAVGGTDGVGLGQGRQQLNFLPEAHTDFIFAVIGEELGLGFTLGVVSVFTIMFIAGFLHLRRAPNLFQYLLVAGTILMICLQAIINLGVVTGRLPTKGMSLPFISAGLSNLLLMGGLIGIIINTQRTWSRTGLQREGRSLQEIA; encoded by the coding sequence ATGGTTAATGATGTCCCTGCCCCAGATCTCCATCGAGGGCGCTTCACGTTAAACGCAGCGTCGATCATCGTCGTGTGCGCCATCGGGTTGGCCATGCTCGGATTGTCGATTCTGTTCAGCGCGACGGTCTCCTTCAAGGGCGGTCCGTATTCATATCTTAATAAGCAGATTGTCGGTGTTGGACTCGCGGCGTTTGTCGCTTTCGTGGTCAGTCGCGTCGACTTGGAATACGCACGCCGGCACGTGTGGATTGTGGGCGGTGTAGCCGCTTTCTTGCTCCTCCTGGTGGCCATTCCAGGGATCGGGATTTCGGTAAAAGGCAGCCGTCGCTGGCTCGGGTTTGGGCCTATTCGCTTTCAGGTCTCCGAGCTGGGTAAAGTCGCGATGATGTTCTGCCTCGCGCATTATCTGGCTATTAACCAGATGCGTATCGCGGAGTTTAAACGGGGTTTTATTATGCCCTTGGCCCTCATCATGGCCTTCGTCGGACTTATCCTTCTTGAACCTGATTTTGGTACTTCTGCACTGGTTTTGGTGGTGGGATTAATCCTGCTGTTTCTCGCGGGTGCACGCTGGCGCTACATTTTGCCTTCGCTGGGACTGGCGGTGGCTGGTTTCACTGTGCTGGTGCTGCATAACGAAAACCGACTTCGTAGGTTTCTCGCCTTCCTGGATGTGGAGGGCAACAAGCAGGCCGGCACTTATCAACTTTGGCAGTCGCTGCTGGCCTTTGCCGTCGGTGGCACCGATGGCGTGGGGTTGGGGCAGGGGCGTCAGCAGCTCAACTTCCTACCTGAAGCGCACACGGATTTCATTTTTGCGGTGATCGGTGAAGAGCTGGGTTTGGGCTTCACTCTCGGAGTGGTGAGCGTGTTCACCATCATGTTTATCGCCGGATTTTTGCATCTGCGGCGTGCGCCCAATCTCTTTCAATACCTGCTGGTGGCGGGCACGATTTTGATGATTTGCCTGCAGGCGATTATCAATCTCGGCGTCGTGACTGGTCGCTTACCGACCAAGGGCATGTCGCTTCCGTTTATCAGCGCGGGCTTATCCAATCTTCTGCTCATGGGTGGGCTGATCGGCATTATTATTAATACCCAGCGCACCTGGTCGCGTACCGGGTTACAACGTGAAGGCCGCTCGCTTCAGGAAATCGCATGA
- a CDS encoding LysM peptidoglycan-binding domain-containing protein, protein MKLVKIFGVVMGVHAAVFVCIFAVPGCRSTGKKTVAGAPVAGAATDSPVAATEMNSPVGATTEAPAADVAAVRFSPTRPGSPVAVEATAPAATAPATYSVAKGDNLWTIAKKNGVTVKQLTAANNLRADSRLSLGQKLVIPGKASSPAAAPAGVEVKPVVPAAAAPAAVPTAATVHVVKSGESLGTIAKKYQVKVGDIATANNIADPTKLRVGQSLKIPGSHSAATKSATSTVKPATTTAKPAPKAAAPAPAPAQAPAPATAPAVAPVFTSPVLDTAPAAAPAAGESPFIAPASSTTDAPVIRVEESGAAKAQ, encoded by the coding sequence ATGAAACTTGTTAAAATCTTCGGCGTAGTCATGGGCGTCCATGCTGCCGTTTTTGTGTGTATCTTCGCTGTTCCGGGCTGCCGTTCTACCGGTAAAAAAACCGTTGCCGGCGCGCCTGTTGCCGGTGCCGCTACCGATTCTCCAGTTGCTGCAACCGAGATGAATTCACCTGTAGGCGCCACCACGGAAGCCCCTGCTGCCGACGTCGCCGCAGTGCGCTTTAGCCCTACTCGCCCTGGTTCTCCCGTTGCTGTTGAGGCGACCGCGCCTGCCGCAACGGCTCCGGCCACCTACTCGGTCGCCAAGGGGGATAACCTTTGGACCATCGCCAAGAAAAATGGCGTCACCGTCAAGCAACTCACCGCAGCCAACAACCTCCGCGCCGATTCGCGCCTGAGTTTGGGGCAGAAATTGGTGATCCCAGGTAAGGCCTCATCGCCAGCCGCCGCCCCCGCGGGTGTTGAGGTGAAACCCGTGGTTCCTGCCGCCGCAGCCCCCGCTGCCGTTCCGACTGCAGCGACCGTTCATGTCGTTAAGTCAGGAGAGTCGCTCGGCACCATCGCTAAAAAATACCAGGTAAAGGTCGGTGATATCGCCACCGCCAACAACATTGCCGACCCCACCAAGCTGCGTGTGGGCCAGTCGTTGAAGATCCCCGGCAGCCACAGCGCCGCTACCAAGTCCGCGACTTCTACGGTCAAGCCCGCTACGACCACGGCCAAACCCGCACCCAAGGCTGCCGCCCCCGCACCTGCACCCGCGCAAGCGCCCGCCCCCGCGACGGCACCCGCCGTCGCCCCGGTCTTCACTTCACCCGTGCTGGACACTGCGCCCGCCGCAGCACCGGCAGCAGGCGAGTCGCCTTTTATTGCACCGGCTTCGTCGACCACCGATGCCCCGGTCATTCGGGTAGAGGAGTCGGGTGCCGCCAAGGCCCAGTAA